The Lycium barbarum isolate Lr01 chromosome 9, ASM1917538v2, whole genome shotgun sequence genome has a segment encoding these proteins:
- the LOC132611636 gene encoding E3 ubiquitin-protein ligase SGR9, amyloplastic-like, which translates to MSYGMFYSFMLTHLVDGEWGEEFDRNYRYVVIHDMISTLREFVDHESNKGRQNLKVFVGVTVTVHHHLDERILFEESSNNRMVPASKSSMQLLKRIEVDGSIMMNEDCAICLEELGKEQRELLCMPCSHIFHGDCITKWLENGHCCPICRYQMPTK; encoded by the coding sequence ATGTCATATGGTATGTTCTACTCTTTCATGCTAACACATCTAGTCGACGGCGAATGGGGTGAGGAGTTTGATCGTAATTATCGTTACGTTGTCATCCATGATATGATTAGTACATTGAGGGAATTTGTTGATCATGAGTCTAACAAGGGTCGCCAGAATTTAAAGGTGTTCGTTGGCGTAACCGTGACCGTTCACCATCATCTTGATGAGAGAATTTTGTTTGAAGAGTCGTCAAATAATAGGATGGTACCTGCTAGTAAGTCATCAATGCAGTTGCTAAAGAGAATTGAGGTTGATGGAAGTATTATGATGAATGAGGACTGTGCGATTTGTTTAGAAGAGCTTGGAAAGGAGCAGAGAGAATTGTTGTGCATGCCTTGCTCACACATCTTTCATGGAGATTGCATTACAAAATGGTTAGAGAATGGTCATTGTTGCCCCATTTGCCGCTATCAAATGCCAACCAAATAG
- the LOC132611160 gene encoding uncharacterized protein LOC132611160: MTSESCGISGQNAGNVFPHAENHDDRHRHNVSMQTGEEFSEEFLRKSLTPRKANIVRDTEQNQPVRGVSNLSQNCHVVSKELHDLLGIKRSDSDCTTQFSDYSPRIAYAPEGVEREYNVSGQQPSRFSAERNRDIVAPFSTSRNIHVLESPHAHQIHNPEAGVSESCGNGKMRLLCSYGGRILPRPNDGKLRYVGGETRIISIRKNLTFSELIKKTTAICNQPHTIKYQLPEEDLDALVSVSSDEDLQHMIEEYHDLGKSSQRLRLFLVPSADSSEGPCSFEGMPLQQSEADYQYVVAVNGMLEPGHRRSTSREIFANQASQFGNALDFSSPIGQRDSPTYLPFENCNGGNSMNVKFLLRNPSSSYVQVPSTSYVQSSPLSPATFQIKDPNCSHVLLYDNVDAGSPYAVDEPLYETSYHVDTTGYYYNCPIETTPRTNYPSKQSVSSTQFGLTELDSKKLMSNKRAMTSGFGMHQDAPESRLGERPNLSREESISSSPSDFLPEKSPSLAMSSSSQEWSTKEHEVRGENRLIVKKENQTNIEARERNREYAEWGQSSNILAVNAVEHELKLPKILCYSESKLSVYTSSSDPKIQVERHTSSPPFSQKNSIVISKQHHMDDDIIQITSPHTQPCGGTKTAIPSNISHEYSTNITEGRYVELQPSIIKDNNDLQINSVPFSSEESSFYLDWKNPNSATDVAYTREVSSHQTLVDGPHKSVERGNADRIAFHLQPSDDSYDSKLREIAVIVEDVTDSVPPDIPLSSTVVPHVQDEPSAGLPSAEEETDVDNVLEESDYEDGKNDSNGKEESVSDSAIIEKEAGIYGLQIIRNSDLEELQELGSGTYGTVYYGKWRGTDVAIKRIKQSCFAGSSSEQERLIKEFWREAKILSKLHHPNIVALYGVVPDGPGGTVATVTEYMVNGSLRHVLARKDRSCRALDRRKKLMLALDAAFGMEYLHLKNIVHFDLKCENLLVNLGDPHRPVCKVGDFGLSRIKRNTLVSGGVRGTLPWMAPELLNGNSSRVSEKVDVFSFGITMWEILTGEEPYANLHCGAIIGGIVNNTLRPPLPQRCDPEWGKLMEECWSPDPEARPSFTEITNRLRAMSKALQPKTRVRT; the protein is encoded by the exons ATGACTAGTGAGTCCTGTGGAATTTCAGGCCAAAATGCTGGCAATGTTTTTCCGCATGCTGAAAATCATGATGACAGGCATAGACATAATGTATCCATGCAGACAGGCGAAGAGTTTTCAGAAGAGTTTCTTAGAAAAAGTTTGACACCAAGAAAAGcaaacatagtaagagatacagAACAAAATCAACCAGTTAGAGGCGTTTCGAATCTATCTCAAAATTGTCATGTTGTATCTAAGGAGCTTCATGACCTCCTGGGGATAAAGAGAAGCGATTCTGACTGCACTACACAATTTTCTGATTATTCTCCTAGGATAGCATATGCACCTGAAGGTGTTGAAAGGGAATATAATGTGAGTGGACAACAACCATCAAGATTCTCGGCTGAGAGGAATAGAGATATAGTAGCTCCCTTCTCAACTAGTCGAAACATTCATGTATTGGAGTCCCCTCATGCACATCAGATCCATAACCCCGAGGCAGGAGTTTCTGAGAGTTGTGGCAATGGAAAGATGAGATTACTCTGCAGCTATGGGGGTAGAATCTTACCAAGGCCGAATGATGGGAAGCTTAGATATGTGGGTGGGGAGACGAGAATTATATCAATTAGGAAGAACCTAACTTTCAGTGAGCTCATCAAAAAGACAACAGCAATTTGTAATCAACCTCATACAATTAAGTATCAGCTTCCTGAAGAAGATCTTGATGCACTTGTATCTGTGTCATCCGACGAGGATCTTCAGCACATGATTGAGGAATATCACGACTTGGGAAAAAGTTCTCAAAGGCTACGGTTATTTCTCGTGCCTTCTGCTGATTCTTCTGAGGGCCCTTGTTCCTTTGAAGGAATGCCATTACAGCAAAGTGAAGCTGATTATCAGTATGTTGTTGCAGTAAACGGAATGCTTGAGCCAGGTCATCGTAGAAGCACTAGCAGGGAGATATTTGCAAACCAAGCAAGTCAATTTGGAAATGCTTTGGACTTTAGTAGTCCTATTGGCCAAAGAGATTCCCCAACTTATCTCCCGTTTGAGAACTGTAATGGAGGTAATTCAATGAATGTGAAGTTTCTGCTCCGAAATCCCAGTTCTTCTTATGTTCAGGTCCCCTCTACTTCATATGTTCAATCGTCTCCTTTATCCCCAGCGACATTTCAGATCAAAGATCCTAACTGTTCCCATGTCCTTttatatgataatgttgatgccGGTAGTCCATATGCAGTAGATGAACCACTATATGAAACTTCCTATCATGTTGATACCACAGGCTACTATTATAATTGTCCCATTGAAACCACTCCAAGGACAAATTACCCTAGTAAACAGTCTGTGTCTTCTACACAGTTTGGTCTAACAGAGTTGGATTCTAAGAAGCTAATGTCAAACAAAAGGGCAATGACATCTGGTTTCGGCATGCATCAAGATGCCCCTGAATCACGATTGGGAGAGAGGCCCAATTTATCAAGAGAAGAATCAATAAGCTCATCCCCTTCAGATTTTCTACCAGAAAAATCTCCATCGCTTGCAATGTCTAGTTCATCACAAGAATGGTCAACGAAAGAGCATGAGGTGAGAGGTGAAAATCGCCTAATTGTCAAGAAGGAGAATCAGACAAATATAGAAGCCAGAGAACGCAACCGAGAGTATGCTGAATGGGGTCAAAGCAGCAATATACTAGCTGTTAATGCTGTGGAACACGAGTTGAAATTGCCAAAAATTCTATGCTACTCGGAGTCGAAACTTAGTGTCTACACATCATCATCAGATCCCAAAATCCAAGTGGAAAGACACACTTCTTCACCACCTTTCTCTCAAAAGAATTCAATAGTCATTTCCAAACAGCACCACATGGATGACGATATAATTCAAATAACATCACCTCATACTCAACCCTGTGGAGGCACAAAAACTGCTATACCATCTAATATTTCTCATGAATATTCAACAAATATTACTGAAGGGCGATATGTTGAGCTGCAGCCTTCCATAATAAAGGATAATAATGACCTCCAAATAAATTCTGTGCCATTTTCATCTGAGGAGTCTAGTTTTTATTTGGATTGGAAAAATCCAAATTCAGCTACAGATGTGGCTTACACTCGTGAGGTCTCTTCCCATCAGACACTTGTGGATGGTCCTCATAAGTCTGTGGAAAGGGGAAATGCCGATAGAATTGCTTTCCATTTGCAGCCGTCAGATGATTCCTATGACAGCAAATTACGAGAAATTGCTGTTATTGTGGAAGATGTAACTGATAGTGTGCCTCCTGATATACCTTTATCTTCAACAGTAGTCCCACATGTGCAAGACGAACCTAGTGCTGGGCTTCCATCTGCTGAAGAAGAAACCGACGTCGACAATGTTCTTGAAGAATCTGATTATGAG GATGGAAAAAATGATTCTAATGGAAAGGAAGAATCTGTCTCTGATTCTGCGATCATTGAAAAGGAGGCTGGGATCTACGGCTTGCAG ATTATAAGAAACAGTGATCTTGAAGAGCTACAAGAATTGGGATCTGGAACATATGGAACAGTATATTATGGAAAGTGGAGGGGCACAGATGTTGCTATCAAGAGAATAAAACAAAGTTGTTTTGCTGGGAGTTCGTCTGAGCAAGAACGACTG ATCAAAGAATTCTGGAGAGAGGCTAAGATTCTCTCTAAACTGCACCATCCAAATATAGTGGCACTCTATGGGGTGGTTCCAGATGGACCTGGTGGAACGGTGGCTACAGTTACTGAATATATGGTTAATGGGTCATTAAGGCATGTCCTGGCTAGGAAGGATCG TTCTTGTAGAGCGCTTGATCGGCGAAAAAAACTTATGCTTGCATTAGATGCTGCTTTTGGCATGGAGTACCTGCATCTGAAAAATATTGTTCATTTCGATTTGAAATGTGAAAATTTGCTAGTCAACTTGGGAGATCCACACCGCCCTGTGTGCAAG GTTGGTGATTTTGGATTATCTCGGATTAAGAGAAATACCCTTGTTTCGGGTGGTGTTAGAGGAACACTTCCATGGATGGCGCCGGAGCTATTGAATGGAAACAGCAGTCGGGTTTCTGAAAAG GTTGATGTGTTTTCGTTTGGCATCACAATGTGGGAGATCTTGACAGGAGAGGAGCCTTATGCAAACCTGCATTGTGGTGCTATTATTG GTGGCATTGTAAATAACACACTGAGACCTCCCCTCCCACAACGTTGTGATCCTGAGTGGGGAAAACTGATGGAAGAGTGCTGGTCACCTGATCCAGAAGCAAGACCATCATTCACGGAGATAACAAACAGACTGCGCGCCATGTCAAAAGCCCTCCAGCCAAAGACTCGAGTAAGGACATAA
- the LOC132609240 gene encoding 3-ketoacyl-CoA thiolase 2, peroxisomal — protein sequence MEKAIERQRVLLHHLRPSQTSSSLENIESSISASVCSAGDSAAYQRTSVFGDDVVIVAAYRTPLCKAKRGGFKDTYPDDLLAPVLKAVMEKTNVSPSEVGDIVVGSVLAPGSQRASECRMAAFYAGFPETVPVRTVNRQCSSGLQAVADVAAAIKAGFYDIGIGAGLESMTTNPMAWEGSVNPRVKQMAQAQDCLLPMGITSENVAHRFGVTRQEQDQAAVDSHRKAAAATASGKFKDEIIPVATKIVDPKTGDERPVTISVDDGIRPNASVADLAKLKPVFKKSGTTTAGNSSQVTDGAGAVLLMKRSVAMQKGLPILGVFRTFAAVGVDPAIMGIGPAVAIPAAVKSAGLELEDIDLFEINEAFASQYVYCRKKLELDAEKINVNGGAMAIGHPLGATGARCVATLLHEMKRRGKDCRFGVVSMCIGTGMGAAAVFERGDSCDELRNARKIESHNLLSKDAL from the exons ATGGAAAAAGCAATAGAGAGACAAAGAgttcttcttcatcatcttcGTCCTTCACAGACTTCTTCTTCTTTGGAAAACATTGAATCATCCATTTCT GCATCTGTCTGCTCTGCTGGAGACAGTGCTGCTTACCAGAGGACTTCTGTTTTTGGAGATGATGTCGTCATAGTTGC TGCATATAGGACTCCTCTTTGCAAAGCAAAGAGAGGAGGGTTCAAGGATACTTATCCTGATGATTTGCTTGCTCCAGTTTTAAAG GCGGTGATGGAAAAAACTAATGTGAGCCCTAGTGAAGTTGGGGATATTGTTGTCGGCTCAGTGTTGGCCCCAGGTTCCCAGAGAGCGAGCGAGTGCAGAATGGCTGCATTTTATGCTGGTTTCCCTG AAACTGTGCCAGTTAGAACTGTAAACAGGCAATGTTCATCAGGCCTTCAAGCAGTTGCTGATGTAGCTGCAGCTATTAAAGCTGGATTTTATGACATTG GTATTGGTGCTGGATTGGAGTCCATGACCACAAACCCAATGGCATGGGAAGGATCAGTCAACCCAAGA GTTAAGCAAATGGCACAAGCTCAAGACTGTCTTCTTCCTATGGGTATTACTTCTGAGAACGTTGCGCACCGTTTTGGTGTGACAAGGCAGGAACAAGACCAGGCTGCA GTTGATTCACATCGTAAGGCTGCTGCGGCCACTGCTTCTGGAAAATTCAAAGATGAAATAATTCCGGTGGCCACAAAG ATTGTTGACCCAAAAACCGGGGATGAGAGACCAGTAACGATCTCTGTTGATGATGGAATACGACCAAATGCCTCTGTGGCAGACTTGGCGAAATTGAAGCCAGTGTTCAAGAAGAGTGGAACTACTACTGCTG GGAACTCCAGCCAAGTTACTGATGGTGCTGGAGCTGTACTTCTTATGAAAAGAAGTGTTGCAATGCAAAAGGGGCTGCCTATCCTTGGTGTATTCAG GACTTTTGCTGCCGTTGGTGTAGACCCTGCGATTATGGGAATTGGTCCAGCTGTTGCAATTCCAGCTGCTGTTAAATCTGCAGGCCTTGAACTTGAAGATATTGATCTCTTTGAGATAAATGAG GCATTCGCATCACAGTATGTCTATTGCCGGAAGAAGCTTGAACTTGACGCAGAGAAGATCAACGTGAATGGAGGTGCAATGGCCATCGGTCATCCTTTGGGCGCTACAG GAGCTCGATGTGTTGCAACACTGTTACATGAGATGAAGCGTCGTGGAAAAGACTGCCGCTTTGGTGTGGTGTCCATGTGCATAG GCACTGGAATGGGGGCGGCAGCAGTGTTTGAAAGAGGAGATTCCTGCGATGAGCTACGCAATGCTCGTAAAATTGAAAGCCACAACCTTCTGTCCAAAGATGCTCTTTAA